A single genomic interval of uncultured Desulfobacter sp. harbors:
- a CDS encoding SpvB/TcaC N-terminal domain-containing protein produces MAKNSKGGSEKSDAWVNETSENDSFAVSAPAINLPKGGGAIRDMGEKFAANPVTGTGSMSVPIATSPGRSGFGPQLSLSYDSGAGNGPFGLGWNLSVPSITRKTDKGLPKYQDGDESDTYILSGAEDLVPVLKQQHHDWIPEDVPNRTIGTYTYRIKRYRPRIEGLFVRIERWTNTTDPGDVHWRSISKDNILTLYGKDENSRIFDHEDPRRIFSWLICETRDDKGNAVLYKYKSEDGEGVDLSRANERNRGAMDDPRRSTNRYLKRIYYGNRLSLLDGEGKRPCFLTDAQINNAGWMFEVVFDYGEHDQDAPKPDDAGKWDFRKDPFSIYRAGFEVRTTRICQRVLMFHHFDGEEGIGNDCLVRSTDFTYSFEQDPTSACNPVYTFLNEVTQSGYKRNESGYLKRSLPPVEFQYTQPMVQDRVEEVDAASLENLPMGVDGSVYQWTDLHGEGLPGILTEQDGGWFYKRNLSPINDDKQVELAPIERVTVKPNMTIAGGARFMDLAGDGLPDLVILDGPSPGLYEHDEVESWQPFRSFTSRLNRDLRDPNLKFVDLNGDGHADVFITEDDAFVWHASLAEEGFSPAQRVVQALDEEKGPRLVFADGTEYVYLADLSGDGLTDLARIRNGEVCYWPNLGYGRFGAKVTMDHAPLFDHSDQFDHQRLRLADIDGTGTTDIIYLHRDGVRLYFNQSGNGWSDSQSLNVFPRVDDVVNIAPADLLGNGTACLVWSSPLPGDTHRPMRYVNLMGQHKPHLLVRTINNLGAETRVQYASSIKFYLQDKRDGKPWITRLPFPVHVVERVETHDHISHNCFVTRYAYHHGYFDGEEREFRGFGMVEQWDTEEYAALTQSHDLPTGDNIEESSHVPPVLSRTWFHTGAYLDRDRISMGLAAEYYGAPSPEDPEFADFVNTHLLPDTLLPKGLTLEEKREACRGLKGAMLRQEVYALDGTDKEAHPYTVTEQNFTIRCLQPKEDNRHGVFFTHAREAITYHYERNPADPRIQHALTLEVDDFGNVRKSLALGYGRQPGLSPLPGEDRDKQEQLLITYTENDVTNAIDDSLKHDDGSIKYANDYRIPLPAETRTYELTGFVPENGAQRFSFEEWTRDDFGLLASAMEIPYRATPDAEVKQKRLIEQVRTRYRRDDLTGPLSFGEVEPLALPFESYKLAFTPELITEVYGEQVTDALLEEDGRYVHSEGDSNWWISSGRVFFSPGEGDSADQERDHAQQHFFLPYRFRDSFEQTTTLVYDQDPDRNEYNLLVTRSRDPLGNEVNVDNDYRVLRPQLITDPNGNRYKVAFDALGLVAGTAVMGKAGHNEEEGDSLDGFQPDLASDQIDDFFDSNDPHDLAPSLLGDATTRIIYDLDRFLRSRAADPDEPTQWEPVFAATLTRETHVNDPLPPGGLKIQINFSYSDGFGREIQQKIQAEPGPLDLNDPDSPHSDSRWLGSGWTIFNNKGKPVRQYEPFFCDTHRFQFAKIVGVSPILFYDPAERVVATLHPNHTWEKVVFDPWRQETWDVNDTVLVSDPGGDPDVGDFFCRLDESDYLPTWYDRMIDGTPQEQDAAEKSAEHAGTSTIAHFDTLGRPFLTIADNGTDENGVPQQYETRVVLDIEGNQREIIDPRANTVMQYDYDMLSNKLRQNSMDAGQRWTFGNIAGNPVKQWDERNHAFTVTYDALQRPCEQRIEGGDGNLDHIYEKINYGDWKDMSADDRNESINKNLIGKPKEQYDTAGRVVFDLYDFKGNLKKTTRRLLLDYKNTPNWTDGDSEALLEQETFATEMTYDALNRIIQSKTPDGSITMPSYNDAGLLEKIVVTQDEETKPFVKNVDYNEKGQRTCILYGNDVQTSYEYDWETFRLIHLKTHRADNALLQDLYYTYDAVGNITRIEDKNIPIRFFNNEKIEGISKYRYDPLYQLIEVQGREHRGQLAFGDHDNWNDLPFLKNYRPGDDLAWRNYTQSYAYDGAGNITKMKHLANGGSWIRNYEYSETNNRLIKTTVGADNSVFDYTHYRHHPQHGFMTGMPHLQVMEWNFKEELSAVARQKREDGGTPETTYYVYDAEGQRVRKVTENTASPGDTPTKKCERIYVDGIEIYRNYTGNRPGLERKTLHIMDDTSRFAMIETRNEVNDGSPEKLVRYQLSNHLGSATLETDDSVAARVISYEEYHPYGTTAYQAMNEDIKAAGKRYRYTGKERDEETGLSYYGARYYANWLGRWCSCDPAGLIEGLNIYIFINNTPIVMIDSNGTLGLSANSILPDNAELEMESVKRQNISIDYSYYLNSSGELRELSKDDWSYIMSTPDIIEQAFHDYLIGNENASLFWKQIENQLYQVGEKYAQDYLATFSERIPVYRDLKYAGGILGYIQSNTSDLGRGPGATSLRLSMLKGYGERAEYLYNTGAVSNTDLMWEVIGNAVALGGSAVLAKSTIAKETLNFESIVEAGARREAFIDQKLLKQQLKNSNLDVYPQRLLYIRDSSGNVKKFIGGPNSKGTRFDFPLSTRGGAIDKVLEITGKKTPKIDQPEIFKDAIRTVNKDPSKQLVISKPKTVKRAREMGDEGWIPILPSTIYRIIRLK; encoded by the coding sequence ATGGCCAAAAACTCAAAAGGAGGAAGCGAAAAATCCGATGCTTGGGTAAACGAAACTTCAGAAAACGATTCCTTCGCAGTTTCGGCTCCGGCGATCAATCTTCCCAAGGGCGGGGGGGCCATTCGTGATATGGGCGAAAAATTCGCCGCCAACCCGGTGACCGGCACCGGTTCCATGTCCGTGCCTATTGCCACCAGTCCGGGGCGCTCCGGCTTTGGCCCGCAACTTTCCCTCTCCTATGATTCCGGCGCCGGCAACGGGCCGTTCGGCTTAGGCTGGAATCTTTCCGTGCCGTCCATTACCCGTAAAACGGATAAAGGTTTACCTAAATATCAGGATGGAGATGAGTCAGATACATACATTTTGTCCGGCGCCGAGGATCTCGTGCCGGTCCTCAAACAACAACATCATGATTGGATACCAGAAGACGTACCGAATAGGACAATCGGTACCTATACTTATCGGATCAAGCGTTACCGCCCGCGTATCGAAGGGCTGTTCGTCCGCATTGAGCGTTGGACCAATACGACCGATCCCGGTGATGTACATTGGCGCTCGATCTCCAAAGACAACATTCTTACGCTCTACGGTAAGGATGAAAACTCGCGCATTTTCGACCATGAAGATCCCCGGCGGATCTTTTCTTGGCTCATCTGTGAAACCCGTGACGACAAGGGCAATGCGGTTCTCTACAAATATAAAAGTGAAGATGGAGAGGGTGTCGATCTGTCCCGAGCCAATGAACGCAATCGTGGTGCAATGGATGATCCCCGGCGTAGCACCAATCGTTATCTGAAGCGTATCTACTATGGTAACCGTCTGTCCCTGCTGGACGGCGAAGGGAAGCGGCCATGTTTCTTGACGGACGCACAGATCAATAATGCCGGCTGGATGTTCGAGGTAGTCTTCGATTACGGCGAACATGACCAGGATGCGCCGAAGCCGGATGACGCGGGGAAATGGGATTTCCGCAAAGACCCATTTTCCATCTATCGCGCTGGGTTCGAGGTGCGTACCACGCGCATCTGTCAACGTGTGTTGATGTTTCATCACTTCGATGGTGAGGAAGGTATAGGTAACGATTGCTTGGTACGCTCCACCGACTTTACCTATTCCTTTGAGCAAGATCCCACGAGCGCCTGCAACCCGGTCTACACTTTTCTGAATGAAGTCACCCAAAGCGGCTATAAACGAAACGAAAGCGGTTATCTGAAACGCAGCCTGCCACCAGTCGAATTTCAATACACTCAACCCATGGTGCAAGACCGGGTGGAAGAGGTGGATGCTGCCAGTCTGGAAAATCTGCCTATGGGGGTTGACGGCAGTGTTTATCAATGGACTGACCTGCACGGTGAAGGCCTTCCCGGCATCCTCACCGAACAGGATGGAGGCTGGTTCTATAAACGCAACCTCAGTCCGATCAATGATGACAAACAGGTGGAACTGGCGCCTATAGAGCGTGTCACTGTCAAACCCAATATGACTATAGCCGGCGGGGCACGATTCATGGATCTCGCCGGAGACGGTCTGCCGGACCTGGTCATACTGGACGGCCCCTCACCCGGGCTGTACGAACATGATGAAGTAGAAAGCTGGCAGCCCTTTCGTTCCTTCACTTCACGCCTCAACCGCGACCTGCGCGACCCCAATCTGAAATTCGTTGATCTCAACGGTGACGGTCATGCCGATGTGTTTATCACCGAAGACGACGCCTTTGTCTGGCATGCTTCCCTGGCAGAGGAAGGCTTTAGCCCGGCGCAACGTGTTGTTCAGGCGCTGGATGAAGAAAAGGGTCCCCGCCTGGTCTTTGCCGACGGCACCGAATACGTCTATCTGGCCGATCTGAGCGGTGATGGGCTCACCGATCTGGCGCGCATCCGCAACGGTGAAGTCTGTTACTGGCCCAATCTCGGTTATGGCCGTTTCGGCGCCAAGGTCACCATGGACCATGCGCCCTTGTTCGACCATTCGGATCAGTTCGATCACCAACGCCTCCGGTTGGCCGACATCGACGGCACCGGCACCACCGACATCATCTATCTGCACCGTGACGGTGTGCGCCTCTATTTCAACCAATCGGGCAATGGTTGGAGTGACTCCCAGTCACTGAACGTCTTCCCACGGGTGGACGATGTGGTGAATATCGCCCCTGCCGACCTGCTCGGCAACGGCACCGCCTGCCTGGTCTGGTCCTCGCCGCTCCCCGGTGATACTCATCGACCGATGCGTTATGTCAATCTCATGGGTCAGCACAAACCCCATCTGCTGGTCCGAACGATAAACAACCTGGGAGCGGAAACACGCGTCCAATATGCCTCTTCGATAAAGTTTTATCTGCAGGACAAACGTGATGGGAAACCCTGGATCACCCGACTGCCCTTTCCGGTGCATGTGGTCGAGCGTGTCGAGACCCATGACCACATCAGCCACAACTGTTTCGTCACCCGCTATGCCTACCATCATGGCTACTTTGACGGCGAGGAACGGGAGTTTCGTGGTTTCGGCATGGTGGAGCAATGGGATACGGAGGAGTACGCCGCCCTGACTCAAAGCCATGACTTACCGACCGGCGACAACATCGAGGAATCTTCACACGTACCGCCGGTTCTGAGCAGAACCTGGTTTCATACCGGGGCTTATCTTGACCGAGACCGGATCAGCATGGGACTCGCCGCGGAATACTACGGCGCACCGAGTCCGGAAGATCCCGAGTTCGCGGACTTCGTCAATACGCATCTTTTGCCCGACACCCTGTTGCCCAAAGGTCTGACGCTCGAAGAAAAACGGGAAGCCTGCCGTGGGCTCAAAGGCGCCATGCTGCGCCAGGAGGTCTATGCGCTGGACGGGACGGACAAAGAAGCGCATCCCTACACCGTTACCGAGCAGAATTTCACCATCCGTTGTTTACAACCCAAGGAAGACAACCGTCATGGTGTGTTTTTCACTCATGCCCGTGAGGCCATCACCTACCACTACGAACGTAATCCGGCGGATCCGCGCATTCAGCACGCCCTCACCCTGGAGGTCGATGACTTCGGCAACGTTCGCAAATCTCTTGCCCTGGGTTATGGCCGCCAACCCGGTTTGAGCCCTCTACCGGGTGAGGACCGGGACAAACAGGAGCAATTGCTCATTACCTATACCGAAAACGATGTCACGAATGCCATTGATGATTCACTTAAACATGACGACGGATCAATAAAATATGCCAACGACTACCGCATCCCGCTCCCGGCGGAAACGCGCACTTATGAGTTGACCGGTTTTGTGCCTGAAAATGGTGCCCAACGATTCAGCTTCGAAGAGTGGACCCGTGATGACTTCGGCTTATTAGCATCGGCCATGGAGATACCCTATCGGGCCACACCCGATGCCGAGGTCAAACAGAAGCGCCTCATTGAGCAGGTTCGTACCCGCTATCGCCGGGATGATTTGACCGGGCCACTCTCCTTTGGTGAAGTCGAGCCACTTGCCCTGCCTTTTGAAAGCTATAAACTGGCTTTTACACCTGAGCTGATTACTGAGGTGTATGGCGAACAGGTCACCGATGCCTTGCTGGAAGAGGATGGCCGTTATGTTCACAGCGAGGGCGACAGTAACTGGTGGATATCTTCCGGCCGGGTGTTTTTTTCACCCGGTGAGGGTGACAGTGCAGACCAGGAACGGGACCATGCGCAACAACATTTCTTCCTGCCTTATCGTTTCCGTGACTCCTTTGAACAGACCACGACGCTGGTCTACGACCAGGACCCGGACAGAAACGAATACAACCTGCTCGTCACCCGCTCCCGTGATCCATTGGGTAATGAAGTAAACGTTGACAACGACTACCGCGTATTGCGGCCTCAGTTAATAACCGATCCCAACGGCAATCGTTATAAAGTTGCCTTTGATGCTCTGGGTCTGGTGGCGGGCACGGCCGTCATGGGCAAGGCAGGACATAATGAGGAGGAGGGGGACTCCTTGGACGGATTTCAGCCCGATCTTGCTTCGGACCAGATCGACGATTTTTTTGATTCAAACGACCCGCATGATCTTGCCCCCTCCCTGCTTGGCGACGCGACGACCCGCATCATCTACGATCTTGACCGGTTTCTGCGCAGCCGGGCAGCCGATCCGGACGAGCCAACCCAATGGGAACCTGTTTTTGCCGCCACCCTGACCCGTGAGACCCACGTCAACGATCCGCTTCCGCCCGGTGGTTTGAAAATCCAAATCAACTTCAGCTACTCGGACGGTTTCGGGCGTGAGATTCAGCAGAAAATCCAGGCCGAACCCGGTCCGCTAGATTTGAATGATCCCGATTCGCCCCACAGTGATTCGCGCTGGTTGGGCAGTGGCTGGACCATCTTCAACAACAAGGGCAAGCCCGTACGCCAATACGAGCCGTTTTTTTGTGATACGCATCGTTTCCAATTCGCCAAGATCGTCGGTGTCAGCCCGATCCTGTTTTATGATCCTGCCGAACGGGTGGTCGCCACCCTGCATCCCAATCACACCTGGGAGAAGGTTGTCTTTGATCCCTGGCGGCAGGAAACCTGGGATGTGAACGATACAGTACTGGTCTCTGATCCGGGGGGGGACCCGGATGTGGGGGATTTCTTTTGTCGATTGGATGAAAGTGATTATCTGCCGACCTGGTATGACCGGATGATCGACGGAACTCCGCAGGAGCAGGATGCCGCGGAAAAATCCGCGGAACATGCCGGCACTTCAACCATCGCCCACTTTGATACCCTGGGCCGACCCTTTCTGACCATTGCCGATAACGGCACGGATGAAAATGGCGTTCCGCAACAGTATGAGACCCGGGTTGTGCTGGACATCGAGGGGAATCAGCGGGAAATCATTGATCCCCGCGCCAATACCGTCATGCAGTATGACTATGACATGCTCAGTAATAAGCTTCGACAAAACAGCATGGATGCGGGACAACGTTGGACGTTCGGCAATATTGCCGGCAATCCGGTGAAACAGTGGGATGAACGGAATCATGCGTTTACCGTAACCTATGATGCGCTTCAGCGTCCTTGTGAGCAGCGTATAGAAGGCGGCGACGGTAATCTGGATCATATCTATGAAAAGATCAACTACGGTGACTGGAAGGACATGTCCGCCGATGACAGGAATGAGAGCATCAATAAAAACCTCATCGGCAAGCCCAAAGAACAATACGATACCGCCGGAAGGGTCGTGTTTGACTTGTATGACTTTAAAGGAAACCTTAAAAAAACCACCCGCCGGCTTTTATTGGATTATAAGAACACTCCGAACTGGACGGACGGTGATTCCGAAGCCTTGCTGGAGCAGGAAACCTTTGCTACGGAGATGACATACGATGCTTTAAACCGGATCATCCAAAGCAAAACACCGGATGGCAGTATCACCATGCCCTCGTATAACGATGCCGGCCTGCTGGAAAAAATAGTCGTAACCCAGGACGAAGAGACAAAGCCCTTTGTTAAAAATGTCGATTACAACGAAAAAGGCCAGCGCACATGCATTCTCTACGGCAATGATGTGCAAACCAGTTATGAATATGATTGGGAAACCTTCCGCCTCATCCACCTGAAGACCCATCGCGCCGACAACGCTCTGCTACAGGATCTCTATTATACCTATGATGCCGTGGGCAATATCACCCGGATAGAAGATAAAAACATACCCATTCGTTTTTTCAACAATGAAAAAATCGAAGGTATTTCAAAATACCGGTACGATCCGCTTTATCAATTGATTGAAGTGCAGGGAAGGGAACACCGAGGACAGTTGGCTTTTGGGGACCACGACAACTGGAATGATCTGCCCTTCTTGAAAAATTACCGTCCGGGCGATGACCTGGCATGGCGGAATTACACCCAGTCTTATGCCTATGACGGGGCGGGGAACATCACCAAAATGAAACATCTGGCCAACGGCGGGAGTTGGATCAGGAACTATGAATATTCTGAAACCAATAACCGCTTAATAAAAACAACCGTCGGGGCCGACAATAGCGTCTTTGATTATACGCATTATCGCCATCACCCACAGCATGGATTCATGACCGGCATGCCCCACCTGCAGGTCATGGAGTGGAATTTTAAAGAAGAGCTTAGCGCGGTGGCCCGACAAAAACGGGAAGACGGCGGAACGCCGGAAACCACCTACTATGTGTACGATGCCGAAGGGCAGAGGGTCAGAAAGGTAACGGAAAACACCGCGAGCCCCGGTGATACCCCGACAAAAAAATGCGAACGCATCTATGTGGACGGTATTGAAATCTATCGTAACTATACCGGGAATCGTCCAGGCCTGGAGCGAAAGACCTTGCACATCATGGACGATACCAGCCGATTCGCCATGATCGAAACCCGAAATGAAGTGAACGATGGTTCGCCCGAAAAGCTGGTTCGTTATCAGCTGAGTAATCATCTGGGCTCGGCAACACTGGAAACCGACGACAGCGTTGCGGCCAGGGTCATAAGTTATGAAGAGTATCATCCTTACGGCACAACTGCCTACCAGGCAATGAATGAGGATATCAAGGCTGCTGGTAAACGCTACCGGTATACAGGCAAGGAGCGAGATGAAGAAACCGGACTGAGTTATTATGGAGCACGTTATTATGCCAATTGGTTGGGTAGATGGTGTAGTTGTGATCCGGCAGGTCTAATCGAAGGATTAAATATATATATATTTATTAATAATACACCAATCGTCATGATTGATTCAAATGGAACACTGGGGCTTTCTGCAAATAGTATACTTCCTGATAATGCTGAATTAGAAATGGAATCAGTAAAACGTCAAAATATATCTATTGATTATAGTTACTATTTAAATAGCAGTGGCGAATTGAGAGAGTTATCTAAAGATGACTGGTCTTATATTATGTCTACCCCGGATATAATAGAGCAGGCTTTTCATGATTACTTGATAGGAAATGAAAATGCGTCATTGTTTTGGAAACAAATTGAAAATCAATTATATCAGGTTGGTGAAAAATATGCTCAAGATTATTTGGCGACTTTTTCTGAACGTATACCAGTCTATCGTGACTTGAAATATGCTGGAGGTATTTTGGGATATATTCAATCCAACACATCTGATTTGGGAAGAGGCCCTGGTGCAACAAGCTTAAGATTATCGATGCTGAAAGGATATGGTGAGCGCGCAGAATATCTCTATAATACAGGAGCTGTTAGCAATACTGATTTAATGTGGGAAGTAATAGGAAATGCCGTAGCTTTAGGAGGTTCTGCCGTGCTTGCTAAGAGTACAATTGCAAAAGAAACACTTAATTTTGAATCCATTGTAGAAGCAGGTGCTAGAAGAGAAGCTTTTATTGATCAGAAATTACTAAAACAACAACTAAAAAATTCCAATTTAGATGTTTATCCCCAGAGGTTATTATATATAAGAGATTCATCTGGTAATGTTAAAAAGTTTATTGGTGGACCAAATTCTAAAGGCACAAGATTTGATTTTCCACTTTCAACTAGAGGTGGAGCTATTGATAAAGTTTTGGAAATAACTGGGAAGAAAACACCAAAAATTGATCAACCCGAAATATTTAAAGATGCTATTCGTACAGTTAATAAGGATCCTTCGAAGCAATTAGTCATTTCAAAACCAAAAACGGTAAAGAGGGCACGTGAAATGGGCGATGAAGGATGGATCCCGATATTGCCAAGTACGATTTATAGAATTATTCGTTTAAAATAA
- a CDS encoding transposase: MGGTYFFTVVTYRWQGFLCDEPVRNALREAIRETRTVCPFIIDGWVLLPDHMHCIWTLPSNDADNGKRWAMIKRFVTKQCGPLLHRDELMNDSKRRRNESTLWQRRFWEHVIRDETDYRTYMDYLHFNPVKHGMVKNVGDWPFSTFHKYVREGIYPEHWGGSGETTQDQDFGE, translated from the coding sequence ATGGGCGGAACTTACTTCTTTACGGTCGTGACCTATCGGTGGCAAGGGTTTTTGTGTGATGAACCTGTGCGGAACGCCTTGCGCGAGGCCATTCGAGAGACGCGGACGGTTTGTCCTTTCATCATTGATGGCTGGGTGCTGCTGCCGGATCATATGCACTGCATCTGGACGTTGCCGTCGAATGATGCCGACAATGGCAAACGATGGGCAATGATCAAACGGTTCGTCACTAAACAATGTGGTCCATTGCTGCATCGTGACGAATTGATGAATGACTCCAAACGCCGGCGGAACGAATCGACGCTTTGGCAACGCCGTTTTTGGGAACATGTGATTCGTGACGAAACGGATTATCGGACATACATGGATTATCTCCATTTCAATCCGGTGAAACACGGCATGGTGAAGAACGTGGGCGATTGGCCGTTTTCCACCTTTCACAAATATGTAAGAGAAGGCATTTACCCCGAACATTGGGGCGGAAGCGGCGAGACAACACAAGACCAAGATTTCGGCGAATAA